The following coding sequences are from one Musa acuminata AAA Group cultivar baxijiao chromosome BXJ2-4, Cavendish_Baxijiao_AAA, whole genome shotgun sequence window:
- the LOC135610129 gene encoding amidophosphoribosyltransferase, chloroplastic-like codes for MAATAAASAAASLACRHDGHHSVFPSFSVHPPEPSRLFLSKALPKPYPFLCDNYPIAASSHRCMLPLTPHAALVDPSHAFLSADEDKPRDECGVVGIIGDPDAAQLCSLALHALQHRGQEGAGIVSSDGSSLHSATGLGLVSEVFSDPGTLAPLVGEASIGHVRYSTAGAASSLANVQPFVAGYRFGKLAVAHNGNLVNYRNLRSALESKGSIFNSSSDTEVILHLIATSSSRPLLARIVEACEALEGAYSLVFLTANKLFAVRDPHGFRPLVMGRRRPTGAIVFASETCALDLINAAFVREVNPGEVVVVDSRDMSITSLCLMPSKSRKACVFEHVYFALPNSVVFGHPVHSSRYSFGAALARESPAPSADIVIPVPDSGFFAALGFAEASGLPFRQGLIRSHYVGRTFIEPDKEGRNLAVKLKLAPVRGILEGKSVVVVDDSIVRGTTSSKIVQLIKTAGGAREVHMRIASPPIVGSCYYGVDTPSSEELISNRMDVEGVRQEIGCESLAFLSLESLRGVFADEAHMFCDACFTRDYPVPPRNQEIEQLVEV; via the coding sequence ATGGCCGCCAcagccgccgcctccgccgctgcCTCCCTCGCGTGCCGCCATGACGGCCACCACTCCGTCTTCCCTTCCTTTTCAGTTCACCCCCCCGAACCCTCGCGCTTATTTCTCTCAAAGGCCCTCCctaaaccctacccttttcttTGCGACAATTACCCCATCGCCGCCTCATCCCACCGTTGCATGCTCCCCCTGACCCCCCACGCTGCCTTGGTGGACCCCTCTCATGCCTTCCTTTCCGCCGACGAGGACAAGCCCCGCGATGAGTGCGGCGTCGTCGGTATCATTGGCGACCCGGACGCCGCCCAGCTTTGCTCCCTGGCCCTCCACGCCCTCCAGCATCGAGGCCAGGAGGGCGCCGGCATCGTTTCCTCCGACGGTTCTTCCCTTCACTCAGCTACCGGCCTCGGCCTCGTCTCTGAGGTCTTTTCCGACCCTGGAACGCTCGCCCCCCTGGTGGGCGAGGCCTCCATCGGCCACGTCCGTTACTCCACTGCTGGCGCGGCCTCCTCTCTAGCCAACGTCCAGCCTTTCGTCGCTGGCTACCGATTCGGCAAGCTTGCCGTGGCCCACAACGGCAACCTCGTCAACTACCGCAACCTGCGCTCTGCCCTCGAGTCAAAAGGTTCCATCTTTAACAGCTCCTCCGATACCGAGGTGATCCTCCACCTTATAGCCACCTCCTCCTCCCGCCCCCTCCTGGCCCGCATAGTTGAGGCCTGCGAGGCCCTCGAGGGAGCTTACTCCCTCGTCTTCCTCACCGCCAACAAGCTCTTCGCCGTCCGCGACCCCCACGGCTTCCGGCCCCTTGTCATGGGTCGACGCCGCCCCACCGGTGCTATTGTTTTCGCCTCCGAAACCTGCGCCCTTGACCTCATCAATGCGGCGTTTGTGCGTGAGGTGAACCCTGGGGAGGTCGTTGTAGTAGATAGTCGCGACATGAGCATCACCTCTCTTTGCCTGATGCCCAGTAAGTCTCGTAAAGCTTGCGTCTTTGAACATGTTTACTTTGCTCTCCCCAACTCCGTAGTCTTTGGTCACCCTGTCCACTCGTCCCGCTATTCTTTTGGTGCTGCTCTGGCTCGTGAGTCCCCCGCCCCTAGTGCCGATATCGTCATCCCTGTGCCAGACTCGGGATTTTTTGCTGCGCTTGGTTTTGCCGAGGCCTCTGGACTCCCTTTCCGGCAGGGTCTTATCAGGTCCCACTATGTAGGTCGCACCTTCATTGAGCCAGATAAGGAAGGGCGCAATCTTGCTGTCAAGCTCAAACTTGCACCTGTCCGTGGCATCCTCGAGGGCAAgagtgttgttgttgttgatgattCAATTGTACGAGGTACAACGTCATCCAAGATAGTGCAGCTCATCAAGACCGCTGGAGGAGCACGGGAAGTCCATATGAGGATTGCTAGTCCACCAATTGTCGGCTCCTGCTACTATGGTGTTGACACCCCAAGCTCTGAGGAACTCATTTCCAATAGGATGGATGTCGAGGGGGTGAGGCAGGAAATTGGCTGTGAATCACTTGCCTTTCTTTCACTTGAGAGTCTCAGGGGAGTTTTTGCTGATGAAGCCCACATGTTCTGCGATGCATGCTTCACTCGGGACTATCCTGTACCACCGAGGAATCAGGAGATCGAACAATTGGTTGAAGTTTGA